The Brassica napus cultivar Da-Ae chromosome C7, Da-Ae, whole genome shotgun sequence genome has a segment encoding these proteins:
- the BNAC07G32790D gene encoding transcription termination factor MTERF6, chloroplastic/mitochondrial, whose product MEVVTSTSSSSMSIKRFLKEKGFDEQSIDKMLTKCKQLENAQTDVASQNWDYLTNTVGIQDRKLPYIVSRCPKILTLRLHERLVPMFECLSSLGRNPREVTSAITKFPPILAHSLEEKLCPLLAFFQALGVPESHLGKILLFNPRLISYGIETKLAVIVSFLASIGLDKDSGVIGQVLVKHPFLMGYSVEKRLRPTTEFLKSCVGLSDDGVVSVFVNHPQVVCRDVGKILRPNYEYLKECGFGDAQIASMVAGYPPVLIKSVGNSLRPRIRFLVDVMGRGLDEVASYPQFFQHGLKKKVESRYKVVKKSDVDCSLRDMLDCNNKKFHEKFGVLRV is encoded by the coding sequence ATGGAGGTGGTGACAAGcaccagcagcagcagcatGAGCATCAAGCGCTTCCTCAAGGAGAAAGGCTTCGACGAGCAGAGCATCGACAAGATGCTCACAAAATGCAAACAGCTAGAAAACGCCCAAACCGATGTCGCATCGCAGAACTGGGACTACTTAACCAACACCGTCGGGATACAAGACCGTAAGCTCCCTTACATCGTCTCCCGCTGCCCCAAGATCCTCACTTTACGCCTCCACGAGCGTCTCGTCCCCATGTTCGAGTGCCTCTCCTCCCTCGGAAGAAACCCGCGTGAAGTCACCTCGGCCATCACCAAGTTCCCTCCCATTCTCGCTCACAGCCTCGAGGAGAAGCTCTGCCCTCTCCTCGCCTTCTTCCAAGCGCTGGGAGTCCCTGAGTCCCACCTCGGGAAGATACTCCTTTTCAACCCGAGGCTTATCAGCTACGGGATCGAGACCAAGCTTGCTGTTATAGTCAGCTTTCTCGCTAGCATTGGTCTTGATAAAGATAGTGGTGTGATCGGTCAGGTTCTGGTTAAGCACCCTTTTCTCATGGGTTACAGCGTCGAGAAACGGCTGCGTCCTACGACCGAGTTCTTGAAATCGTGTGTTGGTTTGAGTGATGATGGGGTTGTGTCTGTGTTTGTGAACCACCCGCAAGTTGTGTGCAGGGACGTTGGTAAGATACTCAGACCGAACTATGAGTATTTGAAGGAGTGTGGGTTTGGTGATGCGCAGATTGCGAGTATGGTGGCTGGTTACCCTCCTGTTTTGATAAAGAGTGTTGGGAACTCGCTAAGGCCTAGGATCAGGTTCCTGGTGGATGTGATGGGGAGAGGGTTGGATGAGGTGGCTAGTTATCCTCAGTTTTTTCAGCATGGGTTGAAGAAGAAGGTGGAATCGAGGTATAAAGTTGTTAAGAAGAGTGATGTTGACTGCAGCCTTAGAGATATGTTGGACTGTAACAATAAGAAGTTCCATGAAAAGTTTGGCGTTTTAAGAGTTTAA
- the BNAC07G32800D gene encoding uncharacterized protein BNAC07G32800D, whose product MKMGESAAKENENPCGLETELAEISMWLMKCPSLAASSLKSLPSPVDPYLPVAKLIISIDSLASVDDETKVAMELTRDEFGNTPKRYALEMSTDCIPMLVFSESSSHGEGKKIKGTYELKVEYKIVPQE is encoded by the exons ATGAAGATGGGAGAGTCTGCGGCCAAGGAGAATGAGAACCCATGCGGTTTGGAAACGGAGTTAGCAGAGATATCAATGTGGCTGATGAAATGCCCTTCTCTGGCCGCTTCCTCTCTAAAGTCTCTTCCTTCACCGGTCGATCCGTACCTTCCTGTAGCCAAACTCATAATCTCCATAGACTCTCTCGCTTCTGTAGACGATGAAACCAAA GTTGCAATGGAACTAACGCGAGATGAGTTTGGAAACACTCCAAAACGTTATGCTTTGGAAATGTCTACAGATTGCATCCCCATGCTTGTCTTCAGCGAGTCTTCTTCACATG GAGAAGGGAAGAAGATTAAAGGAACTTATGAGCTGAAGGTTGAGTACAAGATTGTCCCCCAGGAGTAG